AAGGGCAGGCGCGCCCCGCTCTCCGGGTCGGTCACCTCACCCGGCTGCCACACGCCGAAGAACCAGGGCGGCCGGTCCCCGGCGGCCTCGATCCGCCGCCCGATGCGCACCATTTCCTGCCGGAACCGCACCGCCTCGGTCATGGCCTCGTCGAGCAGCCAGTGCCCCTGCGGACCGTCCATCATCGCCGTGGCCACGTCGAGCGAGGCGATCATCGGGTACAGCGGCGACGTGGTGCCGTGCATCATCAGCGCCTCGTTGAACCGCTCGTGCTCCACCGGCGCCCGGGGCGCGGGCCTCACGTGCACCATGGCGCTCTGCGACAGCGCCGCCAGCAGCTTGTGCGTGGACTGGGTCGCGAAGACCGTCGGTCGGTCGGGCCCGGGGAAGCTCTCCTCGTCCACCGACATGCCGTAGCGCCCGGCGTACAGCGGGTGGAAGCGGGCGTAGGCGAACCACGCCTCGTCGAAGTGCACCCGGGGAGTACCGGTGGCGAGGGCCCGGGCCGCCGCGACCGCGTCGTAACACAGCCCGTCGTACGTGGAGTTGGTGAACACCGCGTACTGCGCGCGCGATGACACGGCGTCCCTCGTCAGCGGGCTCGCGGCGATCCGCGCCGCCACCGAGTCCGCCGCGATCTCGGCCGGCGGCAGCGGTCCCGCGAGGCCGTAGCCGTTGCGGGTGGGGACCAGGTACACCGGCAGGGCGCCGGAGACGACCAGGCCGTGCAGGACCGACTTGTGGCAGTTGCGGTCCACCAGGGCGATCTCGTCGCGGGTCACGCTGAAGTGGCCGACCACCCGGTTGCAGGTGGAGTCGCCGTGCAGCACGAAGTACGTGTGGTCGGAGCCGAAGACCCGTGCGGCGTTGCGCTCGGCCTCGCCGATCGGCCCGGTGTGCTCGAACAGCGAGCCGAGCTCCTCGACCGAGATCGACAGGTCGCTGCGCAGCAGCCGCTCCCCGAAGTAGTCGTGGAACGCCCGGCCCACGGGCGACTTCAGGAAGGCGACACCGCCCGAGTGCGCGGGCGTGTGCCACGAGTACTCGTGCGCGTCGTCGAAGCGGCGCAGCGCCTTGAAGAACGGCGGCAGCAGGGCGTCCTGGTAGCCGAGCGCGGCGGTGGTGATCCGCCCCGCGATGAACGCCGGAGTGTCCTCCAGCGGCCACACGTAGCCCACCACCGACTGCGACACCCACAACGGCAGGTCGCGCAGCCCCTCGTCCGCCATGACCAGGAACACCGGAAGGTTCTGGAAGCGGCGCCCGATCCGCCGCAGCACCGCCGCACCGCCCGGTTCGCCGTCGGCCCCCGGCCCGGGCGGAAGATCCCAGGCGACCACCGCGGCGGCGAGACCGGCCTCGGTCCTGAGCACCGCCTCGGCGTCGGCGACGCTCAGCACCCATCGGACCTGTAAGCCGCGCCCGCGGATCGCCTCGGCGATCCTCGCCAGCTGCCCGGCGGCCGCGCCCCCGCCCTCCGGACCCTCCGCCACCGCCACCAGAACCGTGCTGTCGGCCATGTGGCCCCCCTCCCGTTGGCCCCGCGCCACCCCCACACCCCAGTCTTCGCGAGCCCGCACGTGTGATCGGTGGGCGGGAGCGCCAAACCACCCCATCGGTCCACGGCACGGATCGCATGTTGACGTGTCAACGCCCGCGCACCCGGCATCCCGTCGGAGTACCTGATCAACCGTCTTGCAGATGATTCACCTGGTCGCGGCCCATGCCGATCTTCCGAGGCGTCGTTAGGCGAAGTGATCCCGGCCGGACCGGCCGGGACCGATCCAGTGGAAGGAACCGACAGAGATGTACGGCACGCGACGTATCGCGGTAGTGGCCTCGATCGTGGGGATGCTGATGGCTGTTCCCGCCGGCATGGCCACGGCCCAGGCCGGGGACGGCGACGCGGGGGCGGGCGGTGTGCTGTCCAACCTCTCCGGCAGGAACTCCTCCGGCCACGCCAACCTCTGCGGCACCGGCAAGGTGGCGCTGTTCAAGGACCGCACCTGTGTGACCGAGGACGACGGCAAGGGCGGCGGCGACCAGGCGGGCCCGAGCGGCGGTGTCCTGTCCAACCTGCTCTTCGCCCGGAACGCCTCGGGCCACAGCAACAACTGCGGCAACGAGACGGTGGCGGTGTTCAGCGAGACCACCTGCGTGACCAAGGACCGTTCCGGCCACTGACGGCCGCACCGATTCAGTGAGGAGAGGGGCCTCGATGCCGTCAAGTTCCTTGTGTGTGGGCGTCGTAGCACCACTGACGGGTCGACTGGCCCCTCTCGGGTCACCGTTGTCCTATGTGCTGCGCAGGCTCGCGCCCCTGCTCGCGCACGTCCGCAACGGCGGCCGCCGCCACGACGTGACCGTCGCCGTACGCGACAGCCGCTCGGATCCCGACGCGGCCCGGCAGGCCGTACGGGACCTGGCCGACGCCGACGGGGCGAACCTCGTGCTCACCATGGCCGGGACCCGGGTGCTGCCCGCCGTCACCGACGCCTGCGAAGAGGCCCGGGTCCCCTGTGTGTCGACCACGTTCCCGTGGCAGGCGTACGTCGACGCGCGCGGTGCCGAGCCCGGGCACCGCTTCCGGTGGACGTACCACTTCGCTTGGGGACTGGACGACATCGCCGCCGTCTTCGCCGACCTGTGGGAGCGCGTCGACGACGCAGGCGCCGTCGGCTGCCTGTGGAACGACGACCTGCAGGGCCGGCTGCTGCGCCACGACCGGTACGGCTTCGCCCCGGTGACGTCCGCGCGCGGGCACACCCTGGTCGACCTCGGCGCCTACCGGGAACCGGCCGACGGCTTCCGCACACAGGTCGGGCGGCTGCGGGAGCACGGTGCCGGCCTCGTCACCAGCGCCGCCACCGCCACCGACCTGGCCCTCTTCCACCGCCAGGCCCGCCAGGCGGGGCTGCGTCCGCGGCTGATCACCTGCTCGCGCTGGCTGACCTACCCGCACACCCACACCACCCCCGCCCCCGACGTCCACGGCGAGCTCGCCGACGCGCGCGTGGCCACCCTCGTCTACTGGAGCCCCGGCCACCCCTACCGCTCCAGCCTGGACGGCACCACCTGCGCCGAACTCGCCCACGCCTACCGGCAGGACACCGGCGCCGCCTGGCTCCAGCCCCTCGGCCTCGCCCACGCCCTCGTGGAGACCGCCCACCACGCCCTCGCCGTCGCGGCCGATCCCACCGACCGGGCGTCCGTCGCGCAGGCCCTCGCCGGCACGACCCTCGACACCATCGCCGGCACCCTCGACTGGACCGGGGGACCGACCCCCAACATCGCCCTGCTGCCCCTGGTCGGCGGGCAGTGGCAGCACGGCCCGGGCGGTCCGCGCCTCGCCGTCGTCAGCAACTCGGCGCTCCCGGGCGTCGCGCTCACCGGGGAGCTCACCCCGGCACGGTGACGGCCGACGCCGCCACCGCCCGCCGCAGGTGCTCCTCGGTGCATGCGCTGCCGCTCGCCGCCGGAGAGCGTGGAGAGGGGCTGGCCGAGCGTCAGATACGTCAGTCCGACGTCCCGCAGGGCGCGCAGCCGGCGCCGTACGCCCGTGTCGTCGAAGAAGCCGAGCGCCTGTTCGGCCGTCATCTGAAGGACGTCGGCGATGGAGCTGCCCCGCACGGTCAGCCGCAGCACCTCCTCCATGAAGCGCCGCCCCTCGCAGTCGTGGCAGGTCGTCGTCACCGGGTCCATGAAGGCGAGGTCGGTGTAGATGGTGCCCCGGCCCTCGCAGGTGCCGCAGGCGCCGCTGGAGTTGAAGCTGAACAAGCCCGCCTCGGCCCCCGTCTCGCGGGCGAAGATCTTCCGGGTCGTCTCATTTACAGACACCCCCGGATGGCGGACTTAGTCGTCGGAAGGAGCATCGTCCGCAACTATCAGGTCAGTTTCTTTGATCTGTCGTATTTCATGCGAGATAACTGAACATCGGCGATCAACTGCACGTGAACATGAGCATGGAACCCCCCAGAGCCACCTCCACCCCTCCTGCACTGGAACGATTACCCTCCGCGCCGTCACGATTACCCGTATCCGTCGCGCCGGTCGGCCCGTCGCGGTTGGGCTGGCTGGACGCGTTGCGCGGTATCGCGGCACTCGTCGTGGTGTTCGACCACTCGTCATACGCCTTCATGGCGGAGTTCCGTCGGGAGTTGATGCCGCAGTTCAACACCAGCCGGTACGGCATCATGGTGTTCTTCCTGGTCAGCGGCTACATCATTCCCGCGTCCCTCGAACGCCGGGGCTGTGTTCGGACTTTCTGGATCGGGCGATTATTCCGTGTGTACCCGCTGTGGGCGGCTGTCGTCACCGCGGTCCTCGTCCTCAACCTGGCAGGCATCGCGGAGATTCGTGACTTCGATGGTCAGAGCGCTGCCACGGTCGCCGTAGCCCATGTCACCCTGCTCCAGGAGTTGCTGGGGACACCCAACCTCCTTCTTGTCCTGTGGACGCTCTCCTATGAGATGGCCTTCTATCTGCTGGTCGTTGCTCTCTTCACGGTCCGCCTTCACCAGCGGTCGGCAGCGACGGCAGTCACCCTGGCCGTGCTCGCCGCCGTGAGCGTGATGGCAGGGAGCGTGCTGCCGGCCTCTGCCCTCTCCGGCACGGTCGGCGCCGGCCCGCTGGTCGCGCTTGCTTCGATCGTCATGGTGGTCGCCATCTGTTGTGCGAGCGCCGGGTCACCCGCGCTTCGCGTGTTCGGCGGCGTGCTGGGCGGGGTACTGGCACTCGTCGTGGTCCCGTTCAACGGCACCGTCCCCCTGTGGGAGGGGCTGGTGATCCTCGCCGTGATGTTCCTCGGCACCGCCGTCTACCGGGCCGAACACGGTCAGGGCGCCCGGCGGTACGCGGCGTGCGCCGCCGCCGTGGTGGTCGCCTGCGCCATGGGGAGCGCGTACTGGTACGGCGACGGATCGCATTTCACGCGACGCGGTTGGATCGTGGCATTCCTGCTGGCCGTGCTCACCTTCGGTGCCGGACTGGCGTTCCGCCGCCGACGGATACCGCGCTGGGTGACCGGGCTGGGAACGATCAGTTACTCGGTCTACCTGGTTCATCCGGTGCTGCTGGCGGTAACCGACGGCACGATCGGCCGGTGGCGGCGCGACAATCTCGTGCTGCAAGTGGCTTTCTGTGCCGTGCTGTTGCCGCTGTGCTTGCTGACCCACCGTTACATCGAAGCGCCGGGCCAGACATGGGGCCGGAAGCTGGCACGCCGCTCCCGGCCTTGACATCGGCAGGGCCGGGGGACGACTCCGCACAAACCGGCCGGGCGGAACCGGCGCCCTTGCGCCTGATCTCGTCCCCCCGTCCCCCGCGCTCCTGCCCTGCCAGCCCGAATCGCCATCGCTGTCCTCGGTTCAGAACCGGTACTCAGTTGCGCTGGTTCAGAGTCCGGGTCAAGTTCCGGTCAGCGGTCCGGGCGGCATCGAGATCGGCCTGAATTTCTTCCAGTTGCGTCTTCGGCTCGACGTTCTGTTGTTCCACCCCGGTGATTTTTCGCCGGACCTCATCGACGTCGGTTGGGGCGCCGAGCCCCGACTCCTGCCAGACTCAAGAGCAGCGCCATGCCCCGGATCATGTTCTGCAGGCCGGACGCGACGGACTTGCCCCGTCGCCGCGGAAGCTCGAGAACCGCAGCCACTCATCAGCGACCGGCACCACCTGAAGGTTGTCGTCGATGACCGTCCAGTACCGAACTCCAGACGGCAAATCCACAGGAGGTTGTTCTCGCGGGCTCCGGTCAGGGTGATGACATCGTGCGTGACGGCATCGCGCCTGACGACATCGTGCTGGAAGCCGGTCATGCCGGCGACGCTAGGCGGAAAACCCGACAGCCTCTGGCGTGATTTCCTTCAGTTCTCCGTCCTCCAGCAGCAGCCAGCGCGTGATGCCGATCGACTCCAGGAACGGCAGGTCGTGACTGGCCACGATCAGCGCCCCCTCGTACGACTCCAGCGCCGTGGTCAGCTGCCGCACGCTCGCCATGTCGAGGTTGTTGGTCGGCTCGTCCAGCATGAGCAGTTGCGGCGCGGGCTCGGCCAGCATCAGCGCGGCCAGCGCCGCCCGGAAGCGTTCGCCGCCGGACAGCGTCGCCGCCTTCTGGTCGGCCCGGGCGCCCCGGAACAGGAAGCGGGCCAGCCGCGCCCGGACCCGGTTCTTGGTGGCGGCCGGCGCGAACCGGGCGACGTTCTCGGCGACCGTCAGTTCCCCGTCGAGGACGTCGAGCCGCTGCGGCAGGAACCGCAGCGGGACGTGCGCCTGCACCTCGCCCGACTCGGGAGCCAGCTCCCCGGTGATCGTGCGCAGCAGCGTGGTCTTGCCCGCGCCGTTGCGTCCGACCAGCGCGACCCGCTCGGGACCGCGCAGGTCGAGACCGCCCTTCACCCGGGCGCCGTACCGGAGCCCGAGATCCTGGAGGGTGAGGACCGTACGCCCCGGCGGCACCGCCGTGTACGGCAGGTCGACGCGGATCTCGTCGTCGTCCCGCACGGCCTCCACCGCCTCGTCCAGCCGCTCCCTGGCCTCGGCGAGCTTCTCCTCGTGCATGATCCGGTGCTTGCCCGCGGATACCTGGGCCGCGCGGCTCTTCAGCTTCATGACGGCCCGGGGTTCGCGCTTGGTGTCGTACATCTTCTGGGCGTACCGCTTGCGACGCGCCAACTTCACCTGGGCGTCCGTCAGTTCCCGCTTCTGCCTGCGGAAGTCGGACTCGGCGACGCGCACCATGCGCTCTGCCGCCTCCTGTTCGATCGCGAGGGCCTCCTCGTAGTCGGAGTAGTTGCCGCCGTACCAGGTCACCTCGCCGGAGCGCAGGTCCGCGATCTGGTCGACCAGGTCCAGCAGTTCCCGGTCGTGGCTGACGACTACCATCACGCCCGGCCAGGACTCGACGGCCGCGTACAGCCGCCTGCGCGCGTACAGGTCGAGGTTGTTGGTCGGCTCGTCCAGCACCAGCACGTCGGGCCGGCGCAGCAGCAGCGCGGCCAGCCGCAGCAGTACCGACTCGCCGCCCGACACCTCGCCGATCGTGCGGTCCAACTCGACGTGCCCGAGGCCGAGTTCTCCGAGTGTGGCCAGGGCGCGCTCCTCTACGTCCCAGTCGTCGCCGACGGTCTCGAAGTGCGCCTCGGCCACGTCACCCGCCTCGATGGCGTGCAGCGCGGCCCGCCGCTCTGCGATGCCGAGCGCCTCGTCGACGCGCAGGGTGGTGTCGAGGGTGACGTTCTGCGGTAGGTACCCGATCTCGCCGAGCACGCGGACGGTGCCGTCGGCCGGGGCGAGTTCACCGGCGATCAGCTTCAACAGGGTTGATTTCCCCGACCCGTTGACGCCGACCAGGCCGGTCCGGCCCGGGCCGAAGGAGACGTCGAGGTCCTCGAAGACGGGGGTGCCGTCGGGCCAGGTGAAGGCGAGGGAGGTGACGGTGATGGAAGTAGGCATGCGGGCCTCTTTCGCGGTTGCTTGATGCGGTCAGGGGCAAACGCGTATCGAGACACCTGCGACCAGGACGGAGGGCTCCAGGGGCATGAGAAAATCCCCGTACCGCTCAGGACGGCTCGAACGCCGAGGTCGCACGCAGCGCACCCACCTGATGTGGGTGACGCGGTGTCTCAGGACCTCAGACGAGCAACGTCCTTCTCCAATCGGCGGCAACAGGACGCTGTACAACGTACGAGGGGGCGTCGGGCCTGTCAACGAATTAACGTGGAACCCGATCTCCCGGCCCCGAGGAGGCCCCGTGCCCAACGGCCCGCTCTCGCTGCCGGCCAGGCTCTGCCTGCTGGCCTGGGACCCCGCGCGGGCGGCGGGCACCGGCGCCGCGCATCCGCCCGGCCCGGTACGGGCCGGTGCCCTCACCGAGCTGGCCCGGCGCGGACTGCTCGTCGACGAGGACGGCATCGCCACGCCGGTCGACCTGGACTCCCGCACGGGTGACGCGGTCCTCGACGGGCTGCTGGAACTCGTCCGCGAGTCGTGCCCGCACCCCTGGCGGACCTGGGTGACGCTGCGGTCTCGGGTGACCCTCGACGCGGTGCGGGAGCAACTGGTGGCCGAGGGGTATCTGCGGGCGGAGAAGAAGCGGGTCCTCGGGGTGTTCCCGTCCGTGGAGTACGCGCTGGAGCGCGCCGCCGTCGTGGAGGCGCTGCGGGAGGAGACGCGTCAGGCCCTCCAGGGGCCGGTGCCGGTCGCCGAGGTCTGCGAGCGGGACGCGGCGGTCGTGACGCTGGCCGCCTCGGCGGAACTGCTCCCCGCAGCAGACGTCCGCGCCCACGAGCCGCGCCTGCGGGAGCTGGCGGAGCGTGCCGTGGCGTCGGCGCCCGGGCTCGGCGAGATCGTCCGCGAGATCCGTACGGCGCTCGCCGCGACGGCGACGGCGACCGCTCCACCCTGACTCGCGTCCACGTCGGATTCCTGCCAGCCACGGGCCATCAGCCGCTGGTTGAGTTGCCCGCATGACGAACCAGACCGATCGAGCCCTGGCCTTCGGCGCCCTGCACGTCCCCGGGACCCCGCTGGTCCTGCCCAACGCCTGGGACGCGGTGAGCGCCCGGCTCGTCGAGGACGCCGGTGCGGCGGCGGTGGCGACGACCGGCGCCGGGCTCGTCTGGGCGCTCGGCGCGCCGGACGGCGAGCGGGTGGACCGTGCCACGGCCCTCGCCGCCGTCGCCCGGATCGCCGAGGCCGTGACCGTCCCCGTGACGGCGGACATCGAGAGCGGCTACGCCGAGGACACCGAGGGCGTCGCCGATACCGTCCGCGCGGTCCTCGCCGCGGGAGCGGTGGGGGTGAACATCGAGGACGCGCTGTACGGCGCCGGAGCGGGCGGTCCGCTGCGGGACGTCGGAGAGCAGGCCGAACGGATCGCCGCCGTCCGCGAGGCATCCGACGCCGCAGGCGTGCCGCTGTTCGTCAACGCCCGGACCGACACCTTCCTGAGCGGCGCCGGGGGAGTGGACCTCACCCTGGAACGGGCCGCCGCCTTCCGCTCCGCCGGCGCCGACGGCATCTTCGTCCCCGGGGCCGTCGACCCGGGAATCGTCAAGGAACTGGTGAACGGCGTCGACGGGCCGCTGAACGTCATGGCAGGACCCGGCGCCCCGACGGTCGCCGAACTGGCCGCCCTGGGCGTCGCCCGGGTCAGCGTGGGCTCGGGCGTCGCCCAGGCCGCCCACGCCCTGGTCCGCCGGGCCGCGCGGGAGCTGCTGGACACGGGGACGTACCGGTCACTGGCGGACGGACTCGACTACGGCGAGATCAACGCCCTGCTGGAGCGGGGACGTTAGCTCGGCACGCGCGGCTCAGCACGCGTCGCGCATCAGCTCCGCCAGGCCGTGGTCCAGATCCAGCTGGAGGTGCTCCAGGCCGACCGGCACCAGCTCGCTCGTGGCCTGAAGGAACCGGCGCACCTCGCTGGAGCGGACGTGTACGACGGCGGTGCCCTCGGGGGCGTGGAACTCCAGCACCGTACGGTCGTACCCGTACGGCCGCACCCGCACGTCGCCGTGGCCCTCGGCGTTCTTGAGGCCCGCGGCGAGCAGCTCGCGGGAGAAGGTCCAGCAGACCTCGACGCCCTCCAGCGTGGCCGGGGCGGGGAAGGTCATGCGGACGGCGAACGGATCACGTCGGTCGTAGTGGAGCGTCGCGGGAATGTTCGGCATACGCGGCGCGGCGGCGACGAGGCGGGCCTCCACGGGCTGCTCGATGACGAAGGACAACGCCTTGCTCCCTTGTGACGGCTGGACGGACTTCCGGGCGTATGAGACCGGGGCACTGGAAGAGACGACGGAATCAGCCGATCCGTGCACACGAATGGCGAGTGACCTCTGTCACCGCGTTCATGCACCGGAGTGACGTGGCTCTCCTCGTGTGCCCCGCAGGGCATTTGTGGCGCGCGCCGGAACACCCGGAGCGTCCGCGAGGCCATCTGGACGGCGCCGGGGCGGTGGGCTAGCTTCGCCGGCCATGAGGCGCTTGGGGAGCACGCGACCGACGGGACGGACACGGAGCAGGGCGACCGGAGTGGCGGCGGGCGTGGCGGCACTGGTCGCACTCGCGGCCCTGACAGCCGTACCGGCGCAGGCGCACGAGCCGGAGCGCCGGGTGCCGCACTGGGAACTCAAGGACACCGGCGCCCCCGGCGTACGGTTCCGCGGCCTGTCCGCCGTCAGCCGGGACACCGCCTGGCTCGCCGGGACCTCCGGCACCGTCCTGCGCACCACCGACGGCGGCGCCACCTGGCGGAACGTCTCGCCCCCGGGTGCGGCGGAGTTGCAGTTCCGGGACGTCGAGGCGTTCGATGCGCGCCGGGCCGTGGTCCTGGCCATCGGCGAGGGCGAGGCGTCCCGCGTGTACCGCACCGACGACGGCGGAGCGACCTGGACGGAGTCCTTCCGCAACCCCGACCCGAAGGCCTTCTACGACTGCCTCACCTTCTTCGACCACCGCCACGGCCTCGCGATGAGCGACCCGGTGGACGGGAGGTTCCGCATCCTGTCGACCCGCGACGGCGGCCGCACCTGGAAGGTGCTGCCGGACGAGGGCATGCCGGCCGCGCAGGAGGGCGAGGCCGGATTCGCCGCGAGCGGCCAGTGCCTGGTCGCCTCCGGGCCGAAGGACGTCTGGCTCGCCACCGGAGGGGCCGCGCACGCGCGCGTGCTGCACTCCGCCGACCGGGGCCACACCTGGACGGCCACCGACACGCCCCTCCCGGCGGGCGACCCGGCCCGCGGCGTCTTCGCACTGGCCTTCCGCGACCGCACCCACGGTCTCGCCGTCGGCGGCGACTTCACCGCCGACCGGCCCTCACCGAACGCCGCCGCGCGCACCGGCGACGGGGGCCGCACCTGGCGCACCGCCGCCGCGCCCCCGCCTGCCTACCGCTCCGGCGTCGCCTGGCTCCCGCACAGCCGCACCGCCGCCCTCGCCGTCGGCCCCACCGGCACCGACCTCACCACGGACGCCGGCCGCACCTGGCGCACGGTCGACACGGGCTCCTACGACACCGTCGACTGCACCCCGGACCAAGGGTGCTGGGCCGCCGGCGAAAAGGGGCGGGTTGCCCGCCTGGAGCATTGAGCATGCGGTATGTCCTGATTGTTGGCAGTGTGGGTACTCGTTCACTGAAGCTGAAAGGAAGTGAGCGGTCATGCCACGCGGTTCGAGCTC
The genomic region above belongs to Streptomyces coeruleorubidus and contains:
- a CDS encoding ABC-F family ATP-binding cassette domain-containing protein; translated protein: MPTSITVTSLAFTWPDGTPVFEDLDVSFGPGRTGLVGVNGSGKSTLLKLIAGELAPADGTVRVLGEIGYLPQNVTLDTTLRVDEALGIAERRAALHAIEAGDVAEAHFETVGDDWDVEERALATLGELGLGHVELDRTIGEVSGGESVLLRLAALLLRRPDVLVLDEPTNNLDLYARRRLYAAVESWPGVMVVVSHDRELLDLVDQIADLRSGEVTWYGGNYSDYEEALAIEQEAAERMVRVAESDFRRQKRELTDAQVKLARRKRYAQKMYDTKREPRAVMKLKSRAAQVSAGKHRIMHEEKLAEARERLDEAVEAVRDDDEIRVDLPYTAVPPGRTVLTLQDLGLRYGARVKGGLDLRGPERVALVGRNGAGKTTLLRTITGELAPESGEVQAHVPLRFLPQRLDVLDGELTVAENVARFAPAATKNRVRARLARFLFRGARADQKAATLSGGERFRAALAALMLAEPAPQLLMLDEPTNNLDMASVRQLTTALESYEGALIVASHDLPFLESIGITRWLLLEDGELKEITPEAVGFSA
- a CDS encoding GOLPH3/VPS74 family protein, producing the protein MPNGPLSLPARLCLLAWDPARAAGTGAAHPPGPVRAGALTELARRGLLVDEDGIATPVDLDSRTGDAVLDGLLELVRESCPHPWRTWVTLRSRVTLDAVREQLVAEGYLRAEKKRVLGVFPSVEYALERAAVVEALREETRQALQGPVPVAEVCERDAAVVTLAASAELLPAADVRAHEPRLRELAERAVASAPGLGEIVREIRTALAATATATAPP
- a CDS encoding Orn/Lys/Arg decarboxylase N-terminal domain-containing protein, with the translated sequence MADSTVLVAVAEGPEGGGAAAGQLARIAEAIRGRGLQVRWVLSVADAEAVLRTEAGLAAAVVAWDLPPGPGADGEPGGAAVLRRIGRRFQNLPVFLVMADEGLRDLPLWVSQSVVGYVWPLEDTPAFIAGRITTAALGYQDALLPPFFKALRRFDDAHEYSWHTPAHSGGVAFLKSPVGRAFHDYFGERLLRSDLSISVEELGSLFEHTGPIGEAERNAARVFGSDHTYFVLHGDSTCNRVVGHFSVTRDEIALVDRNCHKSVLHGLVVSGALPVYLVPTRNGYGLAGPLPPAEIAADSVAARIAASPLTRDAVSSRAQYAVFTNSTYDGLCYDAVAAARALATGTPRVHFDEAWFAYARFHPLYAGRYGMSVDEESFPGPDRPTVFATQSTHKLLAALSQSAMVHVRPAPRAPVEHERFNEALMMHGTTSPLYPMIASLDVATAMMDGPQGHWLLDEAMTEAVRFRQEMVRIGRRIEAAGDRPPWFFGVWQPGEVTDPESGARLPFDEAPADLLRTEPSCWHLEPGADWHGFPGLTDGYCMLDPIKVTLTCPGIGATGEVSDWGIPARVLTAYLGTRGIVVEKTDSYTTLVLFSMGITKGKWGTLLDALMDFKDLYDGDAPLDRVLPARVAEHPRRYAGLTLRELCQDMHDHLRELRLVELLDTAFRQLPEPVVPPQLCYQRLIRGGTERIRLTDAPGRVAAAMVTVTPPGIPVLMPGESAGAADGPLLRYLTALESFDRRFPGFGSETHGVVRDPDTGDYLIECLRPDTPERADTTTTPAQRSAPEGAEPVG
- a CDS encoding WD40/YVTN/BNR-like repeat-containing protein; translation: MRRLGSTRPTGRTRSRATGVAAGVAALVALAALTAVPAQAHEPERRVPHWELKDTGAPGVRFRGLSAVSRDTAWLAGTSGTVLRTTDGGATWRNVSPPGAAELQFRDVEAFDARRAVVLAIGEGEASRVYRTDDGGATWTESFRNPDPKAFYDCLTFFDHRHGLAMSDPVDGRFRILSTRDGGRTWKVLPDEGMPAAQEGEAGFAASGQCLVASGPKDVWLATGGAAHARVLHSADRGHTWTATDTPLPAGDPARGVFALAFRDRTHGLAVGGDFTADRPSPNAAARTGDGGRTWRTAAAPPPAYRSGVAWLPHSRTAALAVGPTGTDLTTDAGRTWRTVDTGSYDTVDCTPDQGCWAAGEKGRVARLEH
- a CDS encoding ABC transporter substrate-binding protein, whose product is MPSSSLCVGVVAPLTGRLAPLGSPLSYVLRRLAPLLAHVRNGGRRHDVTVAVRDSRSDPDAARQAVRDLADADGANLVLTMAGTRVLPAVTDACEEARVPCVSTTFPWQAYVDARGAEPGHRFRWTYHFAWGLDDIAAVFADLWERVDDAGAVGCLWNDDLQGRLLRHDRYGFAPVTSARGHTLVDLGAYREPADGFRTQVGRLREHGAGLVTSAATATDLALFHRQARQAGLRPRLITCSRWLTYPHTHTTPAPDVHGELADARVATLVYWSPGHPYRSSLDGTTCAELAHAYRQDTGAAWLQPLGLAHALVETAHHALAVAADPTDRASVAQALAGTTLDTIAGTLDWTGGPTPNIALLPLVGGQWQHGPGGPRLAVVSNSALPGVALTGELTPAR
- a CDS encoding SsgA family sporulation/cell division regulator; translated protein: MSFVIEQPVEARLVAAAPRMPNIPATLHYDRRDPFAVRMTFPAPATLEGVEVCWTFSRELLAAGLKNAEGHGDVRVRPYGYDRTVLEFHAPEGTAVVHVRSSEVRRFLQATSELVPVGLEHLQLDLDHGLAELMRDAC
- a CDS encoding isocitrate lyase/PEP mutase family protein, with protein sequence MTNQTDRALAFGALHVPGTPLVLPNAWDAVSARLVEDAGAAAVATTGAGLVWALGAPDGERVDRATALAAVARIAEAVTVPVTADIESGYAEDTEGVADTVRAVLAAGAVGVNIEDALYGAGAGGPLRDVGEQAERIAAVREASDAAGVPLFVNARTDTFLSGAGGVDLTLERAAAFRSAGADGIFVPGAVDPGIVKELVNGVDGPLNVMAGPGAPTVAELAALGVARVSVGSGVAQAAHALVRRAARELLDTGTYRSLADGLDYGEINALLERGR
- a CDS encoding acyltransferase family protein yields the protein MSMEPPRATSTPPALERLPSAPSRLPVSVAPVGPSRLGWLDALRGIAALVVVFDHSSYAFMAEFRRELMPQFNTSRYGIMVFFLVSGYIIPASLERRGCVRTFWIGRLFRVYPLWAAVVTAVLVLNLAGIAEIRDFDGQSAATVAVAHVTLLQELLGTPNLLLVLWTLSYEMAFYLLVVALFTVRLHQRSAATAVTLAVLAAVSVMAGSVLPASALSGTVGAGPLVALASIVMVVAICCASAGSPALRVFGGVLGGVLALVVVPFNGTVPLWEGLVILAVMFLGTAVYRAEHGQGARRYAACAAAVVVACAMGSAYWYGDGSHFTRRGWIVAFLLAVLTFGAGLAFRRRRIPRWVTGLGTISYSVYLVHPVLLAVTDGTIGRWRRDNLVLQVAFCAVLLPLCLLTHRYIEAPGQTWGRKLARRSRP